In Parasedimentitalea marina, the sequence CATGTATCGGCCAAAGTATATCCAAGCTGAAAGGGATCGCTTGGGTCAGCACCCAGCTGCATAGTCGCGTAGATCCAGGCGCGACCAGACAGGCGGGGCAGAATCGCGGGGCGGCTGCCCACCGTTGTGGTTCCAAGGACTGAAGCGCTGAACTTTGAGTTGATGGTAGAGCGCATTTCGAACTCCTGACCAATTTGCGCCTGCCCTTTTGCGTGCATCACCGCAAGGCGCGCTGCAGATCCAGTTCCGCAAGGAGATCTATCGACTCGCCCGGGCGGCATGATTGTTGCGTTGCGAAAAATGCTTTGTTTTGGATCAACGTCGTCTGTGAACATCAGGAATTCGATGCTGTCAAATGCTGATACTTCCGGATGCCGAACGGCTAACTGTTGCTGTGCAGCCGATTTGATCTGGGCACCAAGTGACACCATGTCTTGGGCCACATCCGGGCCAATCCGAAATCCCAGCTCCTGGACACGGGGCAACACATAATAAACGCCGCCAAAGGCCACATCGACCGTCAGTGTCCCAATCCCCTCCACTTCAAGCGGCACGTCTAGATGCTCGGCAAACGCCGGGAAAAAATCGAGCGTGACACGCTCAACACGTCCGTCCTTGCACTGGGCTTTTGCTTTGACCAACCCGGCTGCTGAATCAAGAACAACGCTAGTCACGGGTTCCTGCATCGGCAGCATGCCGGTCTCCAGCAGCACGGTTGTAACGCACATCGCATTCGATCCGGACATGGCATGAGTGCCGTCGGCCTGCATCGGAATGAATGCTGCGTCGGCTTCGGGTGCACTGGCTGGCAGCAATAGGTTAGTCGTCATCTGAGCGCATCCCCGCGGTTCGCGGTTTACAAATTGCCGCAGCTCGTCATTCGACTGCAGATACTGCATCTTCTCAAGCGTGGTGTTTCCGGGAACGTTGAGTACCCCGCCAGTCAATACGCGTCCGACCTCACCCTCTGCATGAGCGCCGATCACGGTTACGGTTTTGTTCCAGCGCATAGTATCTCCTTGTGTTTTCGAGAAACTGGCGGAACAATGTGGACAGGAAATAGGATACCCCGGACATTTCTTGGAACATGAAGAGGAAAAGGTGGTTTTTTCTGCTCTGGAACGCCCCGAAGGCCATGACCCAGACGTCCGTTTTGCTTTTGTGCTCACACCGGCGTTCACGATCCTGCCACTGGCGGGGTTTGCCGATGCGGTGCGCCATTCTTCAGACGAAGCCGACAGAAGCCGGCAAGTCTTTTGCCACTGGGAAGTGCTTGGACATGACCTGACGTCGGTGGCCTCGAGTACCGGGCTGGCAATCACACCATGGAAAACTTACGCTGACGCGGGTGAATATGATTATGTGGTTGTGGTTGGCGGACTGATCGATCAAATGGACGGCATTCATCCGGACACATATGATTTCCTGCGAGAGGCACATGCCGCTGGAACAAAACTGGTTGGTCTTTGCACCGGAAGTTTTGCCTTGGCAAAAACCGGACTACTTGACGGCCGCCGCGCGGCAATCCATGCGCATCACCGTCCGGAATTTGTGGAAATGTTTCCTGAAGTCATTCCAGTTGAAAACGAACTTTATGTATCAGAAGGAGACATTCTGACCTGCCCGGGAGGCACCGCAGCAATTGATCTTGCTGTCGAAATCCTGATCGAACATTGCGGAAGGTCGCGCGGAATGAAGGGCCTGACCGCACTTGTCGTGGATGAACACCGGTCTGCACATGAAGTTGGTAGGCTGCCTTATCAGGATTTGGAGGAGTGCGGAAATTGGCGGGTCGAACAGGCCATCAAGATCATGCGGCAGAAGCTGCGCGAGCCAGACACAACTGAGCATCTCGCGGAAAAGCTGGGCTCCACCGTCCGGCAGCTCAACCGCGTTTTTTTACAGCATGCCAAGGCCACGCCTCAGGAGATCTGGCGCGATATGCGACTGCAGCATGCACGCTGGCGGCTGATGAATTCCAAGCGGACAATCACGCAAGTTTCATATGAATGCGGTTTTTCCGACAGCAGCCATTTTTCCCGCTGGTTCAAAGCCAAATTCGGCGAAACGCCTAAACGCTACCGCGAGCAACGTCTGGTGAGCCAGCGATAGAATTCAACATAACCGGCTCTGTTCTTTTCGCAAACGCTCAGATTTCTGAGCCCTCTGGATTTCGGGACCGTCACCCTTTGCCACAACTGTTGCAAGAATGGCCTCGGCAATCGCCAACAGGGCAATTGCAGACGGATAGTAGTGAGGGCTTGCCGATTCAGCGCAGAACACAAAGCTAGCACCTTGCGTGATCGGAGAACTTGGACGGTCAGCCAATACGACGGTGCTTGCGCTGTTCTTTTGCGCATAGTTTAGGGTCTCGATCGTTCGCACGGAACAGGGATTGATGCCAAATCCAGAGACCACATCATCTGGCGTCATCTTTCCTGTGCCTTCGGCGGCGACAGCATATTAAGCACCCACCAATTTCAAATTTGGTGGCACCAAGTTGCCTGTGTTTATCATCATCGATGCTAACCAAAACACCGAACCTGAACCGACCAAGTCGCAGGCTGGCGCACCACGTATCAATCGCGTTGCAGCACCGGATGTTTGTTGATTCAGATTTGAGCTTGCATGGCGAATGTTCTGTTCAGCTGCATTCAGGATCGTTTGTACCGAAGTACAGCGCCATTTGCCCTATCTGGACTATTCGGAAAACGCCCGTTTTCCGGTTCATGGCGCGATCTACCAAAGTCGGGCCGGTACTGTTCGGCATGATGCGGTGGCCTAGGGATTTGCCTGGGGTGCAGACCAGCCGGGGAGACATTCGCGCCAAGAAAGTTGCTCTCTGTGTTGCCAGTCATTCAGGGTATCTGCCTCAGATGGCCGGGCTGCGCCTGCCTGTCGAAACCCACGGCCTGCAGGCCTATGTGACTGAACCTTACAAGCCGCTGGTTGACACCTGATCAGTTTTGGCGCTGCGCATTTCTATATCAGCCAATCCGACAAAGGTGGGCTGGCGCTCGACAGCGACTTGGACATGGATAGCTCCTGTGCCCAGCGAGGCGGCCTTCCAATTGTCGAGCATACTCTTGCCAGTGCCAAAGCGTTGATGCTTTGCGTCTCGCGTCTCAAACTGCTGCGACATTGGGCAGGCGTTATGGACATGTCGATGGACGGCTCACCTTTCATAACCATAACTCTAGTGGACGGTCTCTATCTGAATGGCGGCGGAGCTATCGTGGATTTAAGGCAACGTCGGCCTCAAGGTGGTGCTTTGCTCACACAATCGCAAAGGACGAACCGCACAAAGACAACGCAGAATTCGCGCCTGACCCAATGTGCGAGACCATAATCCGCAAAGCTGCGTGCATGGGGCGGGTCACCTATCTGAAAGACCCGGACCGTTAAAAAAGCGCAACATTGCAGCTATAAAGGGGGCGGTACTCAATAATATTGGACGGTTTGAAACGCCCGACGGTATCCGCATCACAGTCAACCTTAACTTCTTCAGTGCACTATCTCCATTAGGTGGAAAGTAAATGCCTCCAAGCAATCTTTGGTGGCGCTGCAGTTAATCTTTTAACTTCCAATCAGCGGGATCGGGAAAGCCAGCGTTAGTCCATCGTGCGTTCATCCCGGAAGCCCAACTGAACTGAGCGCCTCGCCAATTCAGGCAGCGACCGCCGGATTGCGGTAAGGCTGGCGATCCAAATAACCGCAGACAGAGAAGTCTGGACAACGCACGCGTATTCTTTCAGCTGTCCGCGCAGCACCAGACAGATCACTATTCATTGCTTGGTCCGAGCAGGGCGTTACATACGCATCAAAATAGTCGGGGTCGATGCGGATCGCCTCCTCGGCTGCAGGTATAGACAGTTCAATTTTTCCGGCGTCGCGAAAGGCCATGGCCAAATTGCCGACCATGGTTGGCGGTTGTTGCATCCGCACTGCCATTCCTTCCCGGATATGTTTAATACGCCTGTTGGGGTCTCCGGAATAAGTTTCCGTCTGGCCGAGCTTGCTCAGCGCGAAGGGGCCACTGGAACGGAAGGCTACGCCAGTACGGCCAAATGCCATTGCTTCGCCGTGCTTGCGTTCAGCAAAGCAAATTGCTCCCATCACCGCATGGGCGAGCCCGTTGTTGCCCACATCGATCGCAACACCACGGCGGGCCCAGCGTTGAGCTTCCGCCAAGGCATATTCCCGCGACGGCACCCAGTTCTGAATCGCTGCCATATAGTTGAGAAATGCCAAATAACACGGCCCGATGGCGACGTCCGGGTTCGCTTCGGCCAGAGCTTCGAAATACGGAGTGGACGCAAAACAATCGTGCCGCGTCTATTGATAGCGGTGATTGATCCCTCGCAGCAAATGCTCCCAAGCATTCGGGCTGTCGAGCCCAGCAGTGAAATCCCGAGCAATATGACCACCAGTCAACTTTATGCTGACAGCGCTCACAATCCGCATCGCGATTTCGTCCTGAAGCGCGAAGACGTCCGTCACATCCCGATCATAGGTTTCTGCGAGAATTATCGCGCCGGACTGGAGGTCAGAAACCTGTACGCTGAGCCTCAGATGGTCCCCTGATTTCTGGACTGCGCCTTCGATGGCGTATTGCACAGGCATTGACAAAGAAGATGCCAGACAATTGCACCAGTAAAGTCTGTATGCCCAACGAGATTCCATCCGCCACAAACCCGGTCTCTGTGTCCCAATTGAGGTTGCGAAACGGTAGGATGGCCAATGCAGGAAGACCGGCGGCAGCGTCTGAGCCTGATGCTACGATGCTTTGGCGTGGTTCGGTTTTTGGTCCCGCGCAGCCAGTAGGCACGCACCGGCCTCTCAATATTCTTCGACGCCATGTCTTCCGCCACGAGCCCGAGGTGCGATCTGGCCTGTTGGTAGGCCGACCCAGAAAGGCAGATGCCACCTGGGTCGGCCAAACCCTCTAGGCGCGCAGCGATGTTGATGCCGTCTCCGAAAATATCTTCACCATCTGCGATTATATCCCCGAGATTAATGCCTATGCGGAATTCCATTTGTCGTTCCGGTGGTACGTCGGCATTTCACCGGGCCATTCCGCTCTGAAATTCGAGGCTGAAGGCCACTGCTTCGACTACGCTAGGGAACTCCGACAACAACCCGTC encodes:
- a CDS encoding proline racemase family protein produces the protein MRWNKTVTVIGAHAEGEVGRVLTGGVLNVPGNTTLEKMQYLQSNDELRQFVNREPRGCAQMTTNLLLPASAPEADAAFIPMQADGTHAMSGSNAMCVTTVLLETGMLPMQEPVTSVVLDSAAGLVKAKAQCKDGRVERVTLDFFPAFAEHLDVPLEVEGIGTLTVDVAFGGVYYVLPRVQELGFRIGPDVAQDMVSLGAQIKSAAQQQLAVRHPEVSAFDSIEFLMFTDDVDPKQSIFRNATIMPPGRVDRSPCGTGSAARLAVMHAKGQAQIGQEFEMRSTINSKFSASVLGTTTVGSRPAILPRLSGRAWIYATMQLGADPSDPFQLGYTLADTWGTEIEHIIPGC
- a CDS encoding GlxA family transcriptional regulator: MEHEEEKVVFSALERPEGHDPDVRFAFVLTPAFTILPLAGFADAVRHSSDEADRSRQVFCHWEVLGHDLTSVASSTGLAITPWKTYADAGEYDYVVVVGGLIDQMDGIHPDTYDFLREAHAAGTKLVGLCTGSFALAKTGLLDGRRAAIHAHHRPEFVEMFPEVIPVENELYVSEGDILTCPGGTAAIDLAVEILIEHCGRSRGMKGLTALVVDEHRSAHEVGRLPYQDLEECGNWRVEQAIKIMRQKLREPDTTEHLAEKLGSTVRQLNRVFLQHAKATPQEIWRDMRLQHARWRLMNSKRTITQVSYECGFSDSSHFSRWFKAKFGETPKRYREQRLVSQR
- a CDS encoding adenylate/guanylate cyclase domain-containing protein, with protein sequence MEFRIGINLGDIIADGEDIFGDGINIAARLEGLADPGGICLSGSAYQQARSHLGLVAEDMASKNIERPVRAYWLRGTKNRTTPKHRSIRLRRCRRSSCIGHPTVSQPQLGHRDRVCGGWNLVGHTDFTGAIVWHLLCQCLCNTPSKAQSRNQGTI